DNA sequence from the Methanobrevibacter sp. genome:
TCAAACAATACTTAAAAATACACCTCTCCAAAGGCAAACTATGCTTTTTTCAGCAACTATGCCGACAGAAATCAGAAAAATTGCTAAAAACTATCAGAATAACCCAAAATTTATTAAAGTCGCAAATAAAAAGGAAAACATTCCAAAAATTACTCAGCATGCCTTTAGAACCAATCATAAATATAAGTTTAAGGATTTAACCAAACTGATTGAAGCTTATGATATTAAATCCTCATTGATATTCTGCAATACTAAAAAAGGTGTGGATTTTGTTTTCAAGCACCTGAAAAAAGAAGGATATTCATCAGAGGCCCTGCATGGGGACATGTCTCAAAAGACAAGGGACAGAGTCATGAATAAATTCCGCAACGGCAATGTCAGATTTCTGGTTGCAACAGACGTTGCCGCCCGTGGTCTGGACATTTCCAACTTGGATTTCATTGTCAACTATGACGTTGCCCAAAATTATGATTCACATATTCATCGTATAGGTAGAACTGCAAGAGCTGGAAGCAGCGGTTTTGCTTTAACATTGGTGTCAAAAGAGGATTCAGCTAATTTTAATGTTATTAAAAGGCAGAGTAAAGGTAAAATTGTAGAAAAAGACATTCCTTCTGATTCAGAACTTGAAGAAATTAAAATTAATAGGATTTTGGATGAGGTAAAAAATTCAATTAAAGTTGATAATTTAAAAAATGATATGGATTTTATAAAAAAGAGTTTATCTGCAGATATTACTTCTGAAGAAATAGCTGCAGCTTTATTAAAAAAATTAAGGGAAAAATAATTATTTTCCGCCGTCAATAATGTTGAATTTTATTTTTTCGTTTTCTAACTCGCGTGTAAACGCTTTGCTCATATCTCCGACACAAATTGCTAAAACATTTAAGCCTTTACGTGCGGCATTTGCAGTTGCCTGTGGTGCAGCAAACTCAATATCAATTGGTAAACCTAATTTTTTAACTACTGCACGGGAAACAGTTCCTGCAACCGCAACTTTATCAATAGGTTTTCCAGTGTTTGTTCCTTTATCATAGACATTTTTAATAAGGTCTAAATCGCATGATTTGGATCCTCCGTCTTTTATTGTAGGAACATTAATGACAGTTACTTCACCAATGGTCATATCGATAATTCCGGTCAAATTGGTTAGTGATACGTCCATGTCTTTTTCAGCATCGTCCAATACAACACCGGTTGCATTTTCTTCTTTTTTATGAGCGTACAGAACACCATCTTCCATAAAAAGACCAACAATATCATCTTTTTTGAGTTCTTCTCTAGCAATCGCAGGCCAAATGGTTTTATAATGATTCATGGTTTCTAAAACGGAATCAGAATATTTTCTAAGACTTATGGCATCTTTTTTAACTTTATCGATACCTGCTTGTGTTATTTTGTAAGGTGACCTTCCATCTTTTGATGTTATGTACCCAAGTTCGATTAATGTCTTGATATTTTCAGATACTGCTTGAATGGTAATTCCTAGAGTATTAGCCAAATCTTTTTGTTTGAGATGCGGATCTTGCTTTGAAATTTCACTTAAAATTTGAAAATGGGTAAGTGCACCTCTTTTTTTAAAAGCCTTCATCATTTTCATTCCTCAATTATACTTGATTAATATATATTTTTAAACTTATTATATATAAATTAATTTGATAATTTGCCATTCAATGCATCATTAAACTCTTGGAGAAATTCATCTTTTTTCTCGATTGGGATGTATGCACCACATGCCATTGCATGTCCGCCTCCGCTTCCACCAACTTTCGAAGCGATATTTCTTATAATATTCCCAAAATGAATTCCGTCATATGAAAGCAATCTTGAACATCTAAGTGAAACTTTAAGGCCTTTGTCATCAGTTTGTGTGAATCCTATAATCGGCTTTTTCCAGTTGCAGTATCCTAAAATCATTCCGGTTATTGTTCCGACAATTTCAGGTTTGATTCCGTCGCCGTCAAAATACTGAAGGTTTTCCATTTCTATAATGTTGGTTTCATCGCCTTCAGCTATTTTTGCAATGGATGTTGCGAGGTTATATCTGTGGGATTTGCTGACTGCTTCAAGTTCATCAAGTGCAACAAAACGGTCTCCTTTAAGAACTTCCATGGCGATTTTTTCTTCATGGTTTCTGCCGCATGCGTTCATTGCAGTTGAAAATTCAGATCCGTCCCTTAAAAAGCTGTGTTCATCCTCTTTTAGGAAGGTGTATGAATCTCCGATAATCAGCTGTGGTATGTATCTCACGTATTTTCCGGGAACCGCTTTTGAAATCATTTTCAGCAGATATTGGAAAAGGCGTCCTTTTTCTTCCTGAGTCAGCTGATTGAGTGTTTTTCTGTTGTGCTTTTCATCAATTCCGAGCTCTTCCAGAATGGCCATGGTTTCTGTGGTGTTGTTTGTAATTGGAAGTTTAACGTCGCTGAAATAAGACAGCGCAACGAATAGAGGTCTGGTATTTCTGCCGTATATGTTAATGTCGCTTTTGGTCAGTTTCAGATACCCTCCGTCGATTGCGTCCTGCTGAATTATCTGGTTCAGTCCTTCAAACTGACCTGTTTTTGTATTCTGCATATCTCCAATGGCTGATAGAACTCCAATCCAGCTTAAATCAGTATATCCGAATTCCTTTGCTAAAAAATAACATAATCCTCCGCCGCAAACATAATATGACCCGTCAATTCCATGATACATGGGATTGATTTCAAGGAAAGTGTAGTCCTTGTCATCTTTGTAGTCAATGTCCCTTAATGGAGGGTGGTGGTCCAGAATAATAATTTTCTGGCCTTTTTTGGCGTTGGTGTCTATGTGCTGACCTGAACCCAAATCGGAAAAGATAGTAAGTTCATGGTCAAGCTCAATATTGTCCAGAACATCCAAATTTACAAATTCAATTTCGTGTTCCTTATTCTGTCTGTCTAGTATGGTTGATAAGATTGCACCTGAACAGATACCGTCACAGTCAATGTGGGAATAAACCTTAATGTCTTCTGCATTTTCGATAATCTCACGTGCCTGGACGTATTGTTCGTGCATTAATTGTGGTATTTTCATGTTAATCAGTTTCTTATTTCTTTAATCTTTAAGCTAACTTCTTTAAGTAATTCCAGTTTTGTTCCTTCCCATTCAACAAGAACCCTTCCGGATTTCTCATACCATTTTCCTGGATATGAAAATTCCTTCTGCATGCTGTATTTAAGGCCCATCCTTTTCAATGCTCTTTCAATTTCATTTAAATTAGGCTCTTTGACAGCTATCTCCTTGGAGACTTTGCGGCCCTGGCTTAGGGATAGGTTTTTATCTAGATATTGTGGCCAGATGGTTATCATATTATCACCTATTTGATTTGGTTTTCAAAGATTTCCAATGCATCTTTAACGACCAGGTCCATATTGTAATATTTGTATTTTGCAAGTCTTCCGGTAAAGATGACATTTTCCTCTTTTTCCATTTCTGCTTCATATAATTTGAATTTATCAAGATACTCCTGGGTAGGATAAGGATAGCATTTCTCACCGTTGAATCCAGGATATTCCTTCATGATGGCGGTTTTTCCTTCAACTTCCTGCCAGGTTAACTTTTTAAATTCGGTAATTCTTGTAAAGTAAGGGTCATTAGGGTGATTTACAACTGCAACGTCCTGATATGAGTCTTCATCAATGATTTCATACACGAAGTTAAGGCATCTGTATAGGAGTTCTCCGTATTTGTAGTCATAGAAGTAATCGATAGGGCCTGTGTAAATCAGGGTTTCATAGTTGATTCTGTCGATATAATCTTTATAATCAGCTTTAAGGCCGACATGGATCTTGTCGGATTTAATCATGTTTTCGCACATTTTTGTAAAGCCTTCCTTAGGCATTCCCTGATATGTGTCTGCAAAGTATCTGTCGTCATGATTGAATCTGAAAGGTATTCTTGAAATTACGGTTGGGCTTAGATTGGCGGCGGATGTTCCCCACTGTTTTTCAGTGTAGTTTTTAAACAGCTTTTCGTAGATGTCACGGCCTGCATTTTTTAAAACAACGTCTTCGGATGATTTTACCTCATCGATGTCTTCCTTGTGCTCGTCAATCCAGTCTTTCATTGAATTTTCATCCAAATCCAAATCGTATAATGTATTTAAAGTGTCTATGCAGATTGGCATTGGCACCAGTTTTCCGTCAACATAGCTCAATACTCTGTGAACGTAGTCGTTCCATTCTGTAAACTGGGACAGGTAATCGTGAACCTTTTTCTCATTGGTATGGTAAATGTGAGGTCCGTATTTCTGGATTAAAAGTCCGTCATCATAAAAGTCATATACGTTTCCACCGATGTGGTCACGCTTTTCGATAATCAATACTTCTTCATCTAGTTCATTAGCTATTCTTTCTGCTAATGTTAAACCGGACAGTCCGGCTCCTACTATAACATATTTGTAATCGCTCATAATTTCTTACTCCTTTGCAGTGTGTATTGCGGTTTCGATTGCGGTTGTCATTGAAGACATAAGCATTCTGGTTTTAAAATCTCCGTCATGAATTTTCTTAAGTTTATTTACCTTTTTAAGCAATAATCTATTTTCCTCTTTTGTAAACGGTGAGGTTTTCCAGGTATGCATCCAGTGCAGCAGATGAGGATTAAGTGATACTGTCTGCACTTCCTTTGAAAATCCTTCGGTTTTCTTTCTGCAGTAAATGTAGGCTTCCATAAGTTCATCGAGAAGTCTAACGTTAACGTTATTGGTAATGGACTTGTCATTCGGCAAGTCTCTGATGTAGTAATCATAACTGAAGTAATTGTTGAGGTATACGATTCCTTCGGCGTTCAATAGCGCTTCAAGGGTAAATGCCATGTCGTCTCCTGTTACATACTTCTGGAAACGCAAATTTTTGTCCATGATAAGTTCCCTTCTGTAGATTTTACACCATACTGAAGGCTGTATCTTTAACAGGTCCGGTTCCTGTTCGATATTATCCACATGTATTGTGTCGATTGGTCCGTCTCTCGGATAGGTCACTTCCAATGTTTTTCCGTAGAGAACTCTTTCTATTACATTGTCCCATAGGAAGTCAGGAACATCGAGGAAATTTGCAGTTTCAAAGGTTTCATCAGGATATGCGCTTTTCAAATCAGCTTCATATGGTGAGTATGATTCCTGAATGTATCCTCCGTATTCGAATATTCTTTTAAAACGTGCAAATGCCAAGTCAACATCATATTTTTTGACTGCATTGTACAGTCTTTCACAGGCATCAGGGACGTATCTGTCGTCAGGATCCAGAAACATTATGTAATCTCCGGTTGATGCTTCAATACCAGTATTTCGGGGGGTGTGAGCTCCTCCGCTGTTGGTTTCATGATGAATTGCAACGCAGCAGTCGTATTTTTCAGCGTATTCATCGATAATCTTATCTGATCCGTCGGTTGAGCAGTCGTTAACCATGATTATTTCTAGATTTTCATTTCCAATTGTCTGGTTGATAAGAGAGTCAATACCTCCTTTCAGGTGAGGTCCAACATTAAAAATTGGTAAAATAATGCTTATTTTATCATCCATTGTTTTCTCTCCAAGTCTTAAATAATAATTCCATCATGTCCGGAACAGTATATGTGTCCGGGTGGATGTAGGCAACATCATATTTGTCAAGAACCTTTGCGGTAATAGGGCCTATTGAAACTGTCAGCAGATTGTCGTTCAATAATCTTGCCAGTTTATGCTTGTCTTCAGCTATTTCAAAGAAGTTTTCAACGGTCAGCGGGCTTGTGAATGTTATTGCATCAATCTCTTTGTTTTCGATTTTGGAGATGAGCTCTTGCACTGATTTTTCATCCATTGGGAACAATGACTTGTATGCTTCAGCAAGTATCACTTCATTTCCAAGTTTTTCAAGCTCTTCAGGTAAAATTGGTCTTGCAGAAGCTGTTCTTGGAATTCCAATGGTTTTTCCGGTAATTCCACGTTTTTTAAACTCTTCGATCAGGCCTTCGGCAGTGAAGTCTTCAGGCATCAAATCAACGGTCAGACCATTTTTTTCAGCTAATTTTCCTGTTTTGTTTCCGATAACTGCAAGTTTGCAGTCCAGAGTTTTGATAAAATCAGGATAGAACTTGTTTAAAGAAACGATTGTGGTTGGAGATGTGAATATAATCCAGTCCAGCTCGTCTTTTCTTGCTACAAGGTTTTTCAATGATTCACTGTTAACAGGCTGCAGGTCAAGTGTAGGTGCAAGAACAGGTGTTCCGCCCAGCGTTTCTACAATTTCCGAAGCCTTTTTTGCCCTATCTTTTGGCCTAGTTATTGCAACAACGGGTTTTGACATTTTATATTACCTTCATTAATTTATAATATTATTATTTTGTTTTTGTTAGTTTATAATCTTTGTTAATTCAAATTATGTTTTATATTGCGTTTAATGCGTCAAGCTGTTCTGATTGGAAAAACATGATTTTTTAGCATTTTTGAGTTTTTTGTGTTTATAATGTTTGGGATGAAATTCATATTTGACTTTAATGTGTGCTTGTGTAAATTTTTTTGTAGGAAGTTATTTTTTCAAAAATGTAAAATTGTTGTCATTTCGTTAAATTGTTGTAATTTGATTAAATTGTTCTTATTTTTATTTTTAAATTAGTTAAATTTATATATTTTTAAATTAAATAATTATTTGGCCGTGAATTATATTAATTCCAGTATTAGGTAGTTGAATTATAATTAAATGGTGTTTTCATGTTAAATTATAAAATGGATCGGGAACATATTTTTAATCCTAATATGCCTTTCGATGACTGCGATTTAGAAAAATTTGAAAATTTTTTAACTGAATTAAGCAAAAAACATGGTTTGGGCGAAGTATATTTTAAACCAAAGAATAAACATGATTGGGATTCTATGGCTACATTCAATATTGTGGCTCCAAATGACTGGTCATTTGTGAAAATACATAAAGTTACACACATTATTGGTGATGAATCTCTTGAATTTTCTAAAAGGGAAGGTTTAATGTATATTT
Encoded proteins:
- a CDS encoding winged helix-turn-helix transcriptional regulator; its protein translation is MKAFKKRGALTHFQILSEISKQDPHLKQKDLANTLGITIQAVSENIKTLIELGYITSKDGRSPYKITQAGIDKVKKDAISLRKYSDSVLETMNHYKTIWPAIAREELKKDDIVGLFMEDGVLYAHKKEENATGVVLDDAEKDMDVSLTNLTGIIDMTIGEVTVINVPTIKDGGSKSCDLDLIKNVYDKGTNTGKPIDKVAVAGTVSRAVVKKLGLPIDIEFAAPQATANAARKGLNVLAICVGDMSKAFTRELENEKIKFNIIDGGK
- a CDS encoding glycosyltransferase — protein: MDDKISIILPIFNVGPHLKGGIDSLINQTIGNENLEIIMVNDCSTDGSDKIIDEYAEKYDCCVAIHHETNSGGAHTPRNTGIEASTGDYIMFLDPDDRYVPDACERLYNAVKKYDVDLAFARFKRIFEYGGYIQESYSPYEADLKSAYPDETFETANFLDVPDFLWDNVIERVLYGKTLEVTYPRDGPIDTIHVDNIEQEPDLLKIQPSVWCKIYRRELIMDKNLRFQKYVTGDDMAFTLEALLNAEGIVYLNNYFSYDYYIRDLPNDKSITNNVNVRLLDELMEAYIYCRKKTEGFSKEVQTVSLNPHLLHWMHTWKTSPFTKEENRLLLKKVNKLKKIHDGDFKTRMLMSSMTTAIETAIHTAKE
- the recJ gene encoding single-stranded-DNA-specific exonuclease RecJ, whose protein sequence is MKIPQLMHEQYVQAREIIENAEDIKVYSHIDCDGICSGAILSTILDRQNKEHEIEFVNLDVLDNIELDHELTIFSDLGSGQHIDTNAKKGQKIIILDHHPPLRDIDYKDDKDYTFLEINPMYHGIDGSYYVCGGGLCYFLAKEFGYTDLSWIGVLSAIGDMQNTKTGQFEGLNQIIQQDAIDGGYLKLTKSDINIYGRNTRPLFVALSYFSDVKLPITNNTTETMAILEELGIDEKHNRKTLNQLTQEEKGRLFQYLLKMISKAVPGKYVRYIPQLIIGDSYTFLKEDEHSFLRDGSEFSTAMNACGRNHEEKIAMEVLKGDRFVALDELEAVSKSHRYNLATSIAKIAEGDETNIIEMENLQYFDGDGIKPEIVGTITGMILGYCNWKKPIIGFTQTDDKGLKVSLRCSRLLSYDGIHFGNIIRNIASKVGGSGGGHAMACGAYIPIEKKDEFLQEFNDALNGKLSN
- a CDS encoding DEAD/DEAH box helicase, whose product is MNFDDFDISDEVKKAIDEMGFEKTTPIQEMAIPLGLKGRDITAQAQTGSGKTIAFAVPVLEKIFIPDRSPQAIVLCPTRELCLQVAGEIAKVGKYIKKLKVLAVYGGQPIGKQTRVLKKGVHIVVGTPGRVIDHIQRGNLDLIGVESVILDEADEMLDMGFRDDIQTILKNTPLQRQTMLFSATMPTEIRKIAKNYQNNPKFIKVANKKENIPKITQHAFRTNHKYKFKDLTKLIEAYDIKSSLIFCNTKKGVDFVFKHLKKEGYSSEALHGDMSQKTRDRVMNKFRNGNVRFLVATDVAARGLDISNLDFIVNYDVAQNYDSHIHRIGRTARAGSSGFALTLVSKEDSANFNVIKRQSKGKIVEKDIPSDSELEEIKINRILDEVKNSIKVDNLKNDMDFIKKSLSADITSEEIAAALLKKLREK
- a CDS encoding uroporphyrinogen-III synthase, translating into MSKPVVAITRPKDRAKKASEIVETLGGTPVLAPTLDLQPVNSESLKNLVARKDELDWIIFTSPTTIVSLNKFYPDFIKTLDCKLAVIGNKTGKLAEKNGLTVDLMPEDFTAEGLIEEFKKRGITGKTIGIPRTASARPILPEELEKLGNEVILAEAYKSLFPMDEKSVQELISKIENKEIDAITFTSPLTVENFFEIAEDKHKLARLLNDNLLTVSIGPITAKVLDKYDVAYIHPDTYTVPDMMELLFKTWRENNG
- a CDS encoding signal recognition particle subunit SRP19/SEC65 family protein; translated protein: MITIWPQYLDKNLSLSQGRKVSKEIAVKEPNLNEIERALKRMGLKYSMQKEFSYPGKWYEKSGRVLVEWEGTKLELLKEVSLKIKEIRN
- the glf gene encoding UDP-galactopyranose mutase — translated: MSDYKYVIVGAGLSGLTLAERIANELDEEVLIIEKRDHIGGNVYDFYDDGLLIQKYGPHIYHTNEKKVHDYLSQFTEWNDYVHRVLSYVDGKLVPMPICIDTLNTLYDLDLDENSMKDWIDEHKEDIDEVKSSEDVVLKNAGRDIYEKLFKNYTEKQWGTSAANLSPTVISRIPFRFNHDDRYFADTYQGMPKEGFTKMCENMIKSDKIHVGLKADYKDYIDRINYETLIYTGPIDYFYDYKYGELLYRCLNFVYEIIDEDSYQDVAVVNHPNDPYFTRITEFKKLTWQEVEGKTAIMKEYPGFNGEKCYPYPTQEYLDKFKLYEAEMEKEENVIFTGRLAKYKYYNMDLVVKDALEIFENQIK